GACGAGGCGCTCGGCCGGGGCTACCGCGCGCGTGTGGTCAGCGTGAACCTCGAACTGGGCCGCGGCGAGTGGTTGGGCCGGGAGCTGGACGCCGCCCTGGCGGCGGAGCTCAAGGCGCTGCCGGACGTGGATCCTGCCGGCGAGCGCGGCGAATACCACACCTTCGTCTTCGACGGCCCGCTCTTCCGTGAGCCGCTGCAAGTAGCAGACGGCGAGGTCTTCGAGCGCGAGGGGCACCTGGTGCTGGATCTGCTGCCCGCACCGCCGCCCCCCGTAGAGCAGACGTAGCTTGAGCATCCCCGTCGTAGCCACCCGGCTGCGACTTGATTCACCCAGGTGTACGTGCACGTGCTTCTACTCGTGCACGCACACGTCCGTTGGACTGCGACAACTCTCGGTCTGAGGCGGAGCGTCGTTGGTGCTACAGTGTAGTGCCCAGGCGCGCGCCCAGGTACAGCGTGCGTCCGCGCGCAGGAAAGCCCCTGGCCTCCTGGTAGCTTTCGTCGAGCAGGTTCTCTAGCTGCAACGTGGCTGTCAGCTCTGGCGCCCGACCGCGGGCGCGCAGGATGCGGTAGTCCCCCGCCACGTCCAGCCGGAGGTAGGCGGGCAGCTCGACCCGCTCGACCGTGAAATCGGGGCGGAACTCGAGGTCGTCGCGGTCGCCGACGTACTGGGCGGTCAGGTTCAGCCTGCCATGCGCGGGACTGTGGTAGCCCAAGCCCAGCGTCAGCGTGTGAGCGGGGCGCCGGAGCAGGCGCCGTCCCCTGGCGTAGTATGCATTGCTGCCCGTATCGAACCCGGGGTCCTGCGTTTCCGTATCCAGGAAGGCATAGCCGAGCGCGCCGCTGAAGCCGTGGGGGCCGGTGACGTGCGCCTCGAGCTCGATTCCGGAAGCTGCGGCGCTCGCGACGTTGAAGTAGTTGGGATCGTCCGGGCGGGGTGGCTGGAACGTGTACTGGATCAAATCCCGGAACCGTTGCTGGAAGTAGACGGCGGCCAGCGAGACGCGCCCGCGCAGCAGCGGCTGCTCGACCCCCACTTCCCAGCTCCGTGACCGTTCTGGCCGGAGCCCGGGATTCCCCCGGTCGCCGTAGCCGCTGCCGAAACTCTCGAAAAACGTAGGCTCCTTGAAACCCGTGGCCGCGGCGGCGTGCAGCCGCGTCCCGCCCGCCCGCCGGAAGGCCGCGCCGGCCCGATAGGTGGCCAGGCTGCCGAACACTTCATTGGCCTCGAGGCGTGCGCCCAGATTCAGGAACGCGCCCCTCCAGCCACTGAGGAGCTGGGCGTAGAATCCACGGTTCAGCCGCTCGATGTCGGCCGAGACGCTGGACTCGCCCCAGGGCGCGCGCGACTCGCTCGAAGACCGCCCCCGCTGCCGCTCCAGCTCCGCGCCCGCGGTCAGCACGGTGCCGGGCGTCCAGTGGAAGTTGAGGCGGGCGTCCGCGCTGCGCCGGGCGAGGTCGCCCGTACCGTGGAACGAGCCGCGGGCGTCCGCCGC
This portion of the Gemmatimonadota bacterium genome encodes:
- a CDS encoding TonB-dependent receptor — its product is MRTMPSYLAGFGLLGTIFAAPLAGQERADTFQLEELVVTATRLPTPRAAAAAFVTVITGEELRALGIQYVVEALRRVTGAALVQTGAVGATTSLFLRGGESDYVQVLIDGVPANAPGGAFDFAHLTTDNIERIEVVRGPASVLYGSDAVTGVVQLFTRRGRGRPQGTLEVRRGLADRVGAGVDPRSAGTTSLAWRAELSGGAEHMGYSAALAHYANDGAYAFNNEYRNTTLSTRVHARPDERGGADLALRYVESEFHFPTDGSGQVVDRNQFQLQNALSLSLDAGRFLSDRLEARLLLAAREVEDSYDNQPDDAADARGSFHGTGDLARRSADARLNFHWTPGTVLTAGAELERQRGRSSSESRAPWGESSVSADIERLNRGFYAQLLSGWRGAFLNLGARLEANEVFGSLATYRAGAAFRRAGGTRLHAAAATGFKEPTFFESFGSGYGDRGNPGLRPERSRSWEVGVEQPLLRGRVSLAAVYFQQRFRDLIQYTFQPPRPDDPNYFNVASAAASGIELEAHVTGPHGFSGALGYAFLDTETQDPGFDTGSNAYYARGRRLLRRPAHTLTLGLGYHSPAHGRLNLTAQYVGDRDDLEFRPDFTVERVELPAYLRLDVAGDYRILRARGRAPELTATLQLENLLDESYQEARGFPARGRTLYLGARLGTTL